One part of the Musa acuminata AAA Group cultivar baxijiao chromosome BXJ1-5, Cavendish_Baxijiao_AAA, whole genome shotgun sequence genome encodes these proteins:
- the LOC135673842 gene encoding expansin-B16-like, with product MTSSSSSSCGFFLFLFCFLFFFFDAGEAFAVFDPHWHPATATWYGSAEGDGSDGGACGYGTLVDVKPLRARVGAVSPVLFKGGEGCGACYKVRCLDPAICSRRAVTVIVTDECPGGYCASGHTHFDLSGAAFGRMAVAGEAGQLRDRGEISVIFCRTPCKYPGKNIAFHVNEGSTNFWLSLLVEFEGDDGDIGSMHIKQANSMKWLEMKHVWGASWCIIGGPLQGPFSVKLTTLTTQRTLSARDVIPRNWSPKATYTSRLNFL from the exons AtgacttcttcctcctcctccagctgcggcttctttttgttcttgttttgcttcctcttcttcttcttcgacgcCGGCGAGGCGTTTGCGGTTTTCGACCCGCATTGGCACCCGGCGACTGCCACGTGGTACGGCAGCGCCGAGGGCGACGGCAGCGACG GTGGAGCGTGCGGGTACGGGACGCTGGTGGACGTGAAGCCGCTGCGGGCGCGGGTGGGGGCGGTGAGCCCGGTGCTGTTCAAGGGCGGCGAGGGCTGCGGCGCCTGCTACAAGGTGCGGTGCCTCGACCCCGCCATCTGCTCCCGCCGCGCCGTCACCGTCATCGTCACCGACGAGTGTCCCGGCGGGTACTGCGCCTCCGGCCACACGCATTTCGACCTCAGCGGTGCCGCTTTCGGCCGCATGGCCGTCGCGGGCGAGGCCGGCCAGCTGCGCGACCGTGGCGAGATCTCCGTCATATTCTGCAG GACTCCATGCAAGTACCCGGGAAAGAATATCGCGTTTCATGTAAACGAAGGTTCCACGAACTTTTGGCTCTCTCTTCTTGTGGAGTTTGAGGGTGATGATGGAGATATCGGATCCATGCATATAAAACAA GCAAATTCCATGAAGTGGCTAGAGATGAAGCACGTGTGGGGAGCGAGTTGGTGCATCATTGGGGGGCCTCTGCAGGGGCCATTCTCAGTGAAGCTCACCACATTGACCACCCAAAGGACCCTCTCAGCCCGGGACGTGATTCCAAGAAACTGGTCTCCCAAGGCCACCTACACCTCTCGCCTTAACTTCCTttga